A DNA window from Drosophila sechellia strain sech25 chromosome X, ASM438219v1, whole genome shotgun sequence contains the following coding sequences:
- the LOC6612405 gene encoding sex peptide receptor, which yields MDNYTDVLYQYRLAPSASPEMEMELADPRQMGRGFQLPTNESQLEIPDYGNESLDYPNYQQMVGGPCRMEDNNISYWNLTCDSPLEYAMPLYGYCMPFLLIITIISNSLIVLVLSKKSMATPTNFVLMGMAICDMLTVIFPAPGLWYMYTFGNHYKPLHPVSMCLAYSIFNEIMPAMCHTISVWLTLALAVQRYIYVCHAPMARTWCTMPRVRRCTAYIALLAFLHQLPRFFDRTYMPLVIEWNGSPTEVCHLETAMWVHDYIGVDLYYTSYYLFRVLFVHLLPCIILVTLNILLFAAMRQAQERRKLLFRENRKKECKKLRETNCTTLMLIVVVSVFLLAEIPIAVVTAMHIVSSLIIEFLDYGLANICIMLTNFFLVFSYPINFGIYCGMSRQFRETFKEIFLGRLMAKKDSSTKYSIVNGARTCTNTNETVL from the exons ATGGACAACTATACGGACGTACTGTACCAGTACCGCTTGGCACCGTCCGCCAGCccggaaatggaaatggaactGGCTGATCCGCGCCAGATGGGCCGCGGATTCCAACTGCCAACCAACGAGTCGCAGCTGGAGATTCCCGACTATGGGAACGAGAGCCTGGACTATCCCAACTACCAGCAGATGGTCGGCGGACCCTGCCGCATGGAGGACAACAACATCAGCTACTGGAACCTCACCTGCGACTCGCCACTGGAGTACGCCATGCCGCTCTATGGCTACTGCATGCCCTTCCTGCtgatcatcaccatcatctcGAACTCCCTGATCGTGCTCGTGCTGAGCAAGAAGAgcatggccacgcccaccaactTTGTGCTAATGG GAATGGCTATATGCGATATGCTGACGGTTATATTTCCGGCACCCGGTCTCTGGTATATGTACACATTCGGCAATCATTATAAGCCCCTGCATCCGGTCTCCATGTGTCTGGCCTACAGCATTTTCAATGAG ATAATGCCAGCCATGTGCCACACCATCTCCGTTTGGCTAACTCTGGCCCTCGCCGTTCAAAG GTACATCTAcgtttgccacgcccccatggCCCGGACGTGGTGCACGATGCCGCGGGTGAGGCGGTGCACGGCGTACATCGCCCTGCTGGCGTTTCTGCACCAGCTGCCCAGGTTCTTCGACCGGACGTACATGCCGCTGGTGATCGAGTGGAACGGGAGTCCAACGGAGGTGTGCCACCTGGAGACGGCGATGTGGGTGCACGATTACATTGGGGTGGACCTGTACTACACGAGCTACTATCTGTTCCGGGTGCTGTTCGTCCACCTGCTGCCCTGCATTATCCTGGTGACCCTGAACATTCTGCTGTTCGCGGCGATGCGGCAGGCGCAGGAGCGCCGGAAGCTGCTCTTCCGGGAGAACAGGAAGAAGGAGTGCAAGAAACTGAGGGAGACCAACTGCACCACGCTGATGCTAATCGTGGTCGTGTCGGTGTTCCTCCTGGCCGAGATACCCATTGCCGTGGTCACCGCGATGCACATCGTCAGCAGCTTGATTATCGAGTTCCTGGACTACGGCCTGGCCAACATTTGCATCATGCTGACGAACTTCTTCCTGGTATTCAGCTACCCGATCAACTTCGGCATCTACTGCGGCATGTCGCGGCAGTTTCGGGAGACCTTCAAGGAGATATTCCTGGGTCGACTGATGGCCAAGAAGGACAGCTCCACCAAATACTCAATCGTCAATGGCGCCCGCACTTGCACCAACACCAACGAGACGGTCCTCTAG
- the LOC6612403 gene encoding uncharacterized protein LOC6612403: MHLKLRLLELFVGFLLVQVKSRPQANPCQNFYKVACGNWSSSHATDSYQSFMDQLDYNYQEKLADLLDNEREDDEPHFVQQLRAFYTACRKPLSQDQVLRILEHLIAMDNIQTEQLTVGLTAAFRLKVLPDINDSNTYDIWKQLLSNGEHWDTHTTNREPLTREIFDKLWANMPKMPFLFKEYYWHEMSELEDKIMSYGIKDDASARGDLVTGIPSFWMMPWPNGNITYENLFEIAHFLDLKTDEFIVVYIYMRLKLVPEGLSKESWHIDRDQCAEQSRQMLSHPAVWLVEKNHPRLKEEPVLQDIFEELKHRFGQKLLANRNNFTRSTQHFLLGKLKRMRLRLSILPRNCTAQSMVRRIERHYRDVHMNASDYFGNLNIGLNHSRSQRDYPELWAIVFGHEWIPSRTSKSDLYRTQVHGYGTFASAFYIVKQNMLIVPLSLLEPPFYTHGQPAILTYSSLGFILGHELSHGFDSQGMTFSSNGVDNSAVDTELEWNPRFQQKLDCLDRRFSSRRYEKFADASGLELAYSAYFDTAQTDHKRKRSAEELVAQKQQFFLNFAQYFCSNMELDKEAPTHGSDRKRVNDAVAHFEPFREAFSCGPSPRRRQCRLY; encoded by the exons ATGCATTTGAAACTGAGATTGCTGGAGCTCTTCGTAGGCTTCCTTCTAGTTCAGGTAAAGTCGCGTCCGCAAGCTAATCCCTGCCAGAATTTCTATAAGGTGGCCTGCGGCAATTGGTCCTCCAGTCATGCAACCGATTCGTACCAGAGTTTTATGGACCAACTGGACTACAATTACCAGGAGAAGTTGGCGGACTTGCTGGATAATGA AAGAGAGGACGACGAGCCACACTTTGTGCAGCAGCTCAGGGCTTTTTACACCGCTTGCCGAAAACCTTTGAGCCAGGATCAGGTCCTGCGGATCCTAGAGCATCTGATCGCAATGGACAATATCCAAACTGAACAGCTGACAGTGGGCTTGACTGCCGCCTTCCGTCTCAAAGTCCTCCCAGATATAAATGACTCCAATACGTATGACATTTGGAAGCAGTTGCTGTCCAACGGGGAGCATTGGGATACACATACGACGAACCGGGAACCTTTAACTCGCGAAATATTCGACAAGCTATGGGCCAACATGCCAAAAATGCCCTTTCTGTTCAAGGAGTACTATTGGCACGAAATGAGCGAGCTGGAAGACAAAATAATGAGCTATGGGATCAAGGACGATGCCTCTGCTCGCGGTGATTTGGTTACGGGGATACCATCCTTTTGGATGATGCCCTGGCCAAATGGGAATATTACCTACGAAAATCTCTTCGAGATAGCCCATTTTCTGGACTTAAAAACCGATGAGTTCATTGTCGTATATATCTATATGAGACTGAAGCTAGTTCCGGAAGGACTCTCGAAGGAATCCTGGCATATAGATCGCGACCAGTGTGCCGAGCAGTCCAGGCAGATGCTCAGTCATCCCGCTGTATGGTTGGTAGAGAAGAATCATCCCAGGCTCAAGGAGGAGCCAGTGCTGCAGGACATTTTCGAGGAGCTGAAGCACCGCTTTGGCCAGAAGCTCCTGGCGAACAGGAATAACTTTACTCGCAGCACACAACACTTCCTTTTgggcaaattgaaaaggatGCGGCTGCGCTTGAGCATCCTGCCCAGAAACTGTACGGCCCAATCCATGGTGCGACGCATCGAAAGGCACTACAGGGATGTTCATATGAATGCCAGCGATTATTTTGGAAATCTGAATATCGGCCTCAATCACTCCAGATCCCAGAGGGATTACCCCGAACTATGGGCCATAGTCTTCGGCCACGAGTGGATTCCAAGCCGAACCTCCAAGAGCGATTTGTACCGCACCCAAGTGCATGGGTATGGCACTTTCGCCTCTGCGTTCTACATAGTCAAACAGAATATGCTGATTGTGCCACTGTCGCTCCTGGAACCGCCGTTCTACACACATGGCCAGCCGGCGATACTAACCTACAGTTCATTGGGCTTCATCCTGGGCCACGAGCTCTCCCACGGCTTTGATTCCCAGGGCATGACCTTCTCCTCCAACGGAGTGGATAATAGCGCCGTGGACACTGAGCTTGAATGGAACCCGAGGTTCCAGCAGAAGCTTGACTGTCTGGACAGGAGATTCAGCAGCAGGCGGTATGAAAAGTTCGCGGACGCCAGTGGTTTGGAACTGGCCTATTCCGCCTACTTTGACACCGCACAAACGGATCACAAGCGGAAACGCAGTGCCGAGGAGTTGGTGGCCCAGAAGCAGCAGTTCTTTCTCAACTTTGCCCAGTACTTCTGCTCCAATATGGAGCTCGATAAGGAGGCGCCTACTCATGGCAGCGATAGGAAGAGGGTCAACGATGCAGTTGCCCACTTCGAGCCGTTTCGGGAGGCTTTCTCCTGTGGCCCCTCGCCCAGGCGAAGGCAGTGTCGATTGTATTAG
- the LOC6612402 gene encoding uncharacterized protein LOC6612402 translates to MPSQQLTLIFGMALLWALASGTTQPPSRRPPVTTARTTPRNCPLFPQVCSKTSPRVCGRTPRGECQRFENICHLMLANVLRQPEGVRHTRDIDCRNVRGTGAANRRPCYNPCPARPVVCKRSPPSQHICVRSRDNRQCKVLSNNCQLRNQNCHSQPRNNWLRTDRRRCGRLQLGDKPQNCIRVPVRPRTTRAPSTTTRRSTSTTSTTTTTARPA, encoded by the exons ATGCCCAGCCAACAACTGACTTTGATTTTCG GCATGGCCCTCCTGTGGGCATTGGCCAGCGGCACCACCCAACCGCCGAGCCGGCGTCCGCCGGTCACCACCGCCCGCACCACGCCCCGCAACTGCCCGCTCTTCCCGCAGGTCTGCTCCAAGACCAGTCCCAGGGTTTGCGGCCGGACTCCGCGTGGCGAGTGCCAGCGCTTCGAGAACATCTGCCACCTGATGCTGGCCAATGTGCTCCGGCAGCCCGAGGGCGTGAGGCACACCCGCGACATTGACTGCCGCAATGTGAGGGGAACGGGTGCCGCCAATCGCCGACCCTGCTACAATCCCTGCCCCGCACGACCCGTCGTCTGCAAGAGATCGCCGCCCAGCCAGCACATCTGCGTGCGGAGCAGGGACAACCGGCAGTGCAAGGTGCTGTCCAACAACTGCCAGCTGCGCAACCAGAACTGCCACAGCCAGCCCAGGAACA ACTGGCTGCGCACAGACAGGCGGCGTTGTGGCCGTCTGCAGCTGGGCGATAAGCCGCAGAATTGCATCCGTGTGCCAGTCCGGCCCAGAACCACCCGTGCGCCGAGCACCACCACTCGGCGCAGCACctccaccaccagcaccaccaccaccaccgcccgGCCAGCCTAA
- the LOC6612401 gene encoding uncharacterized protein LOC6612401, producing MSKFTICLLLVVLAIVAIQADGDRRPCVGRCTGLSSGKSVCIRNKVTNVCTRLPACRLREKNCRRRDNGLEPIRETCITRCRNIPGTSGVGQCATRLRPRPQSDGKRIRECQRRACDDDKLASCWRDQQGACILQTRCEAQRRNCVRNPLNQWVRTSKWSCQGNVVGGGIRRCRTRPIIIKD from the coding sequence ATGAGCAAGTTCACCATTTGCCTTCTCCTCGTCGTCCTGGCCATCGTGGCCATCCAGGCTGATGGCGATCGGCGTCCATGTGTGGGTCGCTGCACCGGTCTGTCCAGCGGCAAGAGCGTGTGCATCCGCAACAAGGTGACCAATGTCTGCACCCGCCTGCCGGCCTGTCGTCTGCGGGAGAAGAACTGCCGCCGCCGGGACAATGGACTGGAACCCATCCGGGAGACGTGCATCACCCGCTGCCGCAACATTCCCGGCACCAGCGGCGTGGGCCAGTGCGCCACCAGGCTGCGTCCTCGTCCCCAGTCCGATGGCAAGCGCATCAGGGAGTGCCAGAGGAGGGCCTGCGACGACGACAAGCTGGCCAGCTGCTGGAGGGACCAGCAGGGCGCCTGCATCCTGCAGACCCGCTGCGAGGCCCAGAGGAGGAACTGCGTCCGCAATCCCCTCAACCAGTGGGTGAGGACCAGCAAGTGGAGCTGCCAGGGCAATGTCGTGGGTGGTGGCATCCGTCGCTGCCGCACCAGGCCCATCATCATCAAGGACTAA